The genomic segment AAAAAATTTCTGTTGTACTTTTGATTTTTATCTAAAACATCCAAATGAACCTAACAATAGATGTCGGAAATACAAGAGTTAAAACAGCTGTTTTTAAGCGAAATAACCTCGTGGAAACAATGTTTTTTGACAAAAAAAAAATAATTTCAGAAATTCAAAAAATTTTAAAAAAACATTCAATTTCTAATGGAATTATCTCAAATGTTGCGACAATTTCAGAAAAAAAGATGAAAAAATTACAAGAAATCGTCAATTTACAAGTCGTTTCCTCTAAAATGAAACTTCCTTTTATCAATTTATATAAAACTCCACTTACTTTAGGAGTAGATAGAATTGCTTTAGTTTCTGGAGCTGTAAAACAATTTCCAAATAAAAACGTTTTAATTATCGATGCAGGAACGTGTATTACTTTCGATTTTGTAAATGAGAAATCGGAATATTTAGGAGGCGCAATTTCTCCAGGAATTCATTTAAGATATAAAGCTTTGCATACTTTTACAGCCAATTTGCCTTTAATAGATGTTGTTGAATTAAAAGAATTTGTTGGAAAAGACACGAAAGAAAGTATAATTTCTGGAGTTTTACACGGAGTTGTAAAAGAGATAGATGGTATTATTGCAGATTATAATAATAAATATGTGGATTTAACAATACTTTTAACAGGAGGAGACATAAAATTCTTGTCAAAACAATTAAAAAGTAGCATATTTGCCACTCAAAATTTGCTCCATAAAGGATTAAATGAAATATTGATATTTAACGGATACAAATGATTAGAAAGATTTTAGTAGTATTTTTACTCATAACTTCTACAACTTTATTGGCACAAAAAACAAATTCATCACCATATTCTTTCTTTGGAATAGGAGACGAGTTTAGTCCAAGAACTGTAGAACAAAGTAGTATGGGAGGTATAGGAGTAGCTTATAACCACTACAAATATTTAAATTTTACAAATCCTGCAGCAAATGCATATTTAAGATATACAACATATGCTTTTGGTGTTTTAAATAACGATTTAACAATAAAAAGTGATGGAGAAAAGCAAAAATCTACGACCACAAGTTTAAGATATATCGCTCTAGGATTTCCTATTGGCAGCAAGGCTGGTTTCTCTTTAGGATTACAACCAGTTTCTTCTGTTGGATATTCTTTAAAAAATAATTCTTTTGATGTAAATGGAGATTTAAAAGCAATTACACTTTACGAAGGAGATGGTGGTATCAATAGAATTTACGGAAGCTTTGGAATGAAAATTTTTAAAGATTTTTCTATTGGAATCGAATTAGATTATAGTTTTGGAAGTATAGAAAACAACATAACAAATCAAATTGCTAATGTAAGTTTGGCTACTAAGTATAAAGAAGACAATATTGTAAGAGGAGGTTCTGTTACATTTGGTTCTCAATATCAAAAAATACTTAAAAAGAATTTATATTGGAATGCTGGTGCCACTTTTAAATTAGGAAACGACTTAAGAGTTACAGGAAACGAATATTTATATTCTCTTACAATTGGTGCTAATGGAGGAGATGTTCCAAGAAAAACCTTATCAAGTAAAGCTGTAAGAGGAAAATATAGAATGCCTTTAAAAAGTATTTTAGGAATAGGTTTTGGTGGGTTTGACAAATGGTATGTTGGTTTAGAGTACGAGAACCAAGATGCAATACAGGTTTTAGGATCTCTATCCAACACAAATACAGCTTATAGATATAAAGACTCTAATAGATTTTCTTTAGGAGGTTACTATTTACCTAGAATTAACTCAATATCAAGTTACTGGGATAGAGTTACTTATAGAGCAGGGATTAGGTTTGGAAAAACTGGGTTATCTGTAGATGGTTCTGGAACAGGTTCGAATTTTACCACAATTAACGACTTTGGCATATCTTTTGGTTTAGGTTTACCAATGAAACAACTTTCTAATGTTAATTTAGGATTTGAATTTGGCAAAAGAGGTACTACAGCTAACAAATTAATTCAAGAGAATTATTTTAACCTTAGATTAAGTTTGTCGTTATCGGAAAGTTGGTTTATAAAGAGAAAAATTGATTAATTATAAAACTATTAAAATGAAGAAAATTACGTTTTTATTAGCAGCGATGTTGTTCTTAAACATGGTAAAAACAAATGCACAGGATGCAAAAATGGAATGTACAAAAAAATACAATTTATTTTTAGGTGATTTTAAATCTAAGAAATATGATGAAGCATATGTAAATTGGATAAAATTAATGGACGAATGTAAAGACTTGTCTGTAAATATTTACAAGTATGGATCTACTCTAGCAGAAGATATTAGAAAAGACCCAGCATTAGCAAAAAGAGTTTACGAACAGCGTTTACAATATTTTCCTAACGATAACCCTGCAAAAGTACATAGTGATTATGCTACGTATTTAGCAGATAATAAATTAGCTTCAGAGGCAGAGGTTTTTGCAATTCTTGAAAAGGGATACAATATCAACCCATCAAAAATGGGAGTTAAAAACTTATATTTATATTTCCAAGGGGTAACAGATAGAAACAAAGATACAAACCCACAAAAAGTTTTTGATACCTATGATGATGTAATGGAAAGTATTAGTAAGAAATTAGATATATATGCAGCTAAATTGAAGAAATTGTCTGTAGATACAATTGCAAATAAAAAATTAATTCATGCTTATTCTAGAAATTCAAGAGCTTTAGGTCAAGTAGAAGGTGGTTTAGATCATATTATTTCAGAAATAGCTACTTGCGAGCGTTTAGTACCTTTATATGAAAGAGAATTTGAAGCAAATAAATCGAATGCAGTTTGGTTAAAGAGAGCTGTTTCTAGAATGTTTAATAAAGGTTGTCAAAAAGACCCATTGTATCAAAAATTAGTAAGAGCGTATGCAGAAGCTTCTCCATCTCCAGAGGCTTATGCTTTCTTGGCAAATGTGTTGGAAGATAATGGAGATTCTTCTGGAGCGAATGAAATGAGAGAGAAATCATTTAATTTAGAAACAGATCCTTTAAAGAAAGCAAAGTATAAATTAAAGTTTGCACATGCAGCAAAAGATAGAGGTCAGTTTAGCAAAGCAAGAAGCTTAGCTAGAGAAGCATTAAATTTCAATCCAAATTTTGGTAGAGCTTATTTATTTATCGCAAGTTTATACGCTTCTAGTGTTAACAATTGTGGTGGTAACGAATTCGAAAAAAGAATGGTATATGTTGCTGCTTTAAATAAAGCAAGAAGAGCAGCAGCTGTAGATCCTAGTATTTCTTCTACTGCTGGGAAATATATTAGAAATTATACAGCGAACTCACCAAATCAATCTGTAATTTTTACAGCTGGTGCAACTCCAGGAGGTAAATTTAAAATAAAATGTTGGATTGGAGAAACAGTTACAATTCCAAAAAAATAGTTTTGTGAGAAACTACCTACAAATAGCATTAAAAAGCATTACTGTATACGTTTTTACAGTAATGCTTTTTTCTTGTTCTAACTCTACAGAAGAAGTTCGTAACTTTTTAGAGGAAAAAAATCTTCCAATTGGTAAAGCAAAAGATGCATACCATGTTTATAAAGATTCTGGACGAATTACCTCGAAATTAATTACACCTTTGTTGTTAGATTATAGCAATCGAAAAGAACATCCTTACAACGAGTTTCCAAAAGGATTAAAAATTATTAACTTTGAAAACAAAGGAAAAGATTCTGTAACAGTTATTGGCGATTATGCTTTAACATATTCGAAAACCGAAATTTCGGAAATAAAAGGAAATGTTGTTGTAATAAATCATACAGATAAATCGAGATTAGAAACAGACCAGCTTTTTTGGGATCAAAAAACAAAGTATTTCGTTTCTGAAGCCCCTTTTACAATGTATCAAAATAAAGATACAATTGTTGGAATTGGGTTCGAGTGTAAAGAAGATTTAACCAAACATTTAGCCAAAAAAACAACAGGAAGATTAGAAACTAAAGAAGAATAAAATTATGAACAGACTTTGGAAATTTTTTCAGTATGGCTATTTAATGGTGGCTTTTATTTGTTTAGTAGAAACATATGTGCAATGGAATCTAAACAGAAATAGATCTTATTTATTTTTAGGCTTTGCTATTTTTATTATTTTAGTATTTTTCTTTAAAAGACACTTTAGAAAAAAAGTAGAAAAAAGAAACAACCAAAACAAACAACAATAGTTTAAAATTTCTGAATGGAAATTGAGCTGATTATTATTTTTTTATCCATAATTCTTTCCGCATTTTTTTCGGGAATGGAAATTGCGTTTGTCTCGGCTAACAAACTTCACATAGAATTAGAAAAGAAAAGAGAGGGGTTTATTCCTAAAATCTTAAATAGAATTACCCAAAAATCTT from the Polaribacter cellanae genome contains:
- a CDS encoding type III pantothenate kinase, translated to MNLTIDVGNTRVKTAVFKRNNLVETMFFDKKKIISEIQKILKKHSISNGIISNVATISEKKMKKLQEIVNLQVVSSKMKLPFINLYKTPLTLGVDRIALVSGAVKQFPNKNVLIIDAGTCITFDFVNEKSEYLGGAISPGIHLRYKALHTFTANLPLIDVVELKEFVGKDTKESIISGVLHGVVKEIDGIIADYNNKYVDLTILLTGGDIKFLSKQLKSSIFATQNLLHKGLNEILIFNGYK
- the lptC gene encoding LPS export ABC transporter periplasmic protein LptC, which gives rise to MRNYLQIALKSITVYVFTVMLFSCSNSTEEVRNFLEEKNLPIGKAKDAYHVYKDSGRITSKLITPLLLDYSNRKEHPYNEFPKGLKIINFENKGKDSVTVIGDYALTYSKTEISEIKGNVVVINHTDKSRLETDQLFWDQKTKYFVSEAPFTMYQNKDTIVGIGFECKEDLTKHLAKKTTGRLETKEE
- a CDS encoding tetratricopeptide repeat protein; translated protein: MKKITFLLAAMLFLNMVKTNAQDAKMECTKKYNLFLGDFKSKKYDEAYVNWIKLMDECKDLSVNIYKYGSTLAEDIRKDPALAKRVYEQRLQYFPNDNPAKVHSDYATYLADNKLASEAEVFAILEKGYNINPSKMGVKNLYLYFQGVTDRNKDTNPQKVFDTYDDVMESISKKLDIYAAKLKKLSVDTIANKKLIHAYSRNSRALGQVEGGLDHIISEIATCERLVPLYEREFEANKSNAVWLKRAVSRMFNKGCQKDPLYQKLVRAYAEASPSPEAYAFLANVLEDNGDSSGANEMREKSFNLETDPLKKAKYKLKFAHAAKDRGQFSKARSLAREALNFNPNFGRAYLFIASLYASSVNNCGGNEFEKRMVYVAALNKARRAAAVDPSISSTAGKYIRNYTANSPNQSVIFTAGATPGGKFKIKCWIGETVTIPKK